Sequence from the Lysobacter solisilvae genome:
ATTCCTGGCGGTGGTGGAAACCATCGCGCCACACGTCCAGCCACAGGTGCTCGCTCAGCGCGTTGACCACCGACACGCCCACGCCGTGCAGGCCGCCGGAAACCTTGTAGCTGTTGTCGTCGAACTTGCCGCCGGCGTGCAGCACGGTGAGGATCACCTCGGCCGCGGAAACGCCTTCTTCCTTGTGGATGTCGACCGGGATGCCGCGGCCGTTGTCCGAGACCGAGCAGGAGCCGTCGACATGGAGGATGACGGTGACCTCGTCGGCGTGCCCGGCCAGGGCCTCGTCGATCGAGTTGTCCACGACCTCGAACACCATGTGGTGCAGGCCCGTGCCGTCGTGCACGTCGCCGATGTACATGCCGGGGCGCTTGCGCACGGCCTCCAGACCCCGCAGCACGGTGATCTTGCTGGAGTCGTAGGTCTGGACGGGTTCGATCGGCGCGGGGTCTTGCGAGGGGTCGTGCTCGGTCTGGGTCATGTGTGCAGCAGGCTCCGGCGACGCCGGACGCGGCGCGGGCCGCGGGCGTCGTTATCGCGTCAGGTATTGAGTCCGGAGTATACCGGGCGGGGGCCCGGTTCTGGACGTCGTGGGCCGCCGCTCAGGCTGGCTGGACAGGCAGCAGTTGCCCTTGTTCCACGTGGAACAGCGTCAAAGGGGCGTCGAGTCCGGCCAGGGCCGCCGGTGCCTCGGTGCCGGTGATGAATACCTGGGCGCCACTGGCGACCAGATGGCGGAGCACGCGGGCCTGGTGCGCCCGGTCGAGCTCGGAGGCCAGGTCATCCAGAGCGACCACGGGCCACTCGCCGCGGTCGGCCGCGTAATGCTCGGCCTGGGCGAGCAGGGCGGCCAGGGCAGTCAGCTTCGCCTGACCCCGGGACAGGGCTTCCCGGCCGGGCAGGCTGGACAGCTGCAGCGCCCAGTCCGCCCGGTGCGGGCCCACCGTCGTATGGCCGCTGACCAGGTCGCGGTCGCGGGCGAGCAGCAGTGCGTCGGCGAGGGACATCTCCTCGCGGCGCCAGCCGGGCAGGTAGCGCAGCCCCACGGGGCCCAGATGGGAGGCCAGTTCGGCCATGAGTGCCTCGAACCCCGGGACCAGGGCGTCGAGGTAGAGCTGCCGATGCCGGGTCAGGGCCTCGCCGGCCTCGCCCAACTCCTGGTCCCAGGCATCCAGCTGGGCATCCCGCGCCCGGGCCTTGAGCAGGGCATTGCGTTGCTTGAGCGCCCGGGCATAGCGCCGCCAGAGGGGTAGGAACTCAGGTTCCACGTGGAACAAGCCCCAGTCGAGGTAGCGTCGGCGGTGTTCGCTGCCGCCACTGACCAGCGCGTGGCTGCCGGGATCGAAGCTGACCACGGCCAGGGCGGCGCAGAGCTCGCCCAGATGACCCACGGCCTGGCCGTCCAGGCGCCCGGTCCAGTCCTGGCCGGAATGGCGAAGCCCTGCCTTGCGGCTGCGCCAGGTCGGTTCGGCCACCATCGGCAGGGCCGCGGGGCGGCGGCCACGGGCCGCTTCGTCCCATTCGACGAAGACCTCCAGCGCCGGCGCGCCCGCCTCGACCAGACCGTCGCGGACGCGGCCCCGGAAACTGCGCCCGTAGGCCATCAGATGCAGGCCTTCGAGCACGCTGGTCTTGCCGGCGCCATTGTCGCCGGTGATCAGGTTCAGGCCAGGCCCGGGCCGCAGGCTCACATCGGTGAAGCGGCGCAGGTGGCGAAGGTCGAGGCGGGTGACGCGCATGGATTCACTGTAAGACGGGAACCGCGACCCGTGCGCGGGTGCGGACGGGGAAAAGAAAACGCCCGGACGGGCCGGGCGTTTGTTTCACGTGGAACACGAGCCGATCAGAGCCGGAGCGGCATCACCACGTGGCGGCAGCGCTCATTGGAGGCTTCCCGGACCAGGGCCGAGGAATTGGCGTCGCGCAGGGCAACCACGACGTTGTCGTCGCGCAGGGCGGTCAGGGCATCGAGCAGGTAGTTCACGTTGAAGCCCACCGCCAGGTCCGAAACCCGGGTGTCGGCCTCGACCTCTTCCTGGGCCTCTTCCTGCTCGGGGTTGTGCGCGCTGAT
This genomic interval carries:
- the recF gene encoding DNA replication/repair protein RecF (All proteins in this family for which functions are known are DNA-binding proteins that assist the filamentation of RecA onto DNA for the initiation of recombination or recombinational repair.) — protein: MRVTRLDLRHLRRFTDVSLRPGPGLNLITGDNGAGKTSVLEGLHLMAYGRSFRGRVRDGLVEAGAPALEVFVEWDEAARGRRPAALPMVAEPTWRSRKAGLRHSGQDWTGRLDGQAVGHLGELCAALAVVSFDPGSHALVSGGSEHRRRYLDWGLFHVEPEFLPLWRRYARALKQRNALLKARARDAQLDAWDQELGEAGEALTRHRQLYLDALVPGFEALMAELASHLGPVGLRYLPGWRREEMSLADALLLARDRDLVSGHTTVGPHRADWALQLSSLPGREALSRGQAKLTALAALLAQAEHYAADRGEWPVVALDDLASELDRAHQARVLRHLVASGAQVFITGTEAPAALAGLDAPLTLFHVEQGQLLPVQPA